From the genome of Pseudomonas yamanorum, one region includes:
- a CDS encoding fimbrial biogenesis chaperone, producing the protein MSSLNHSSTFRACRALLFAAALIASLLAVAPCAQSAVKIEGTRLIYFGQDKEASLNVVNQQPRQVVVQSWITREDEDATRAVPFAVVQPLVQLDAGQHHVLRVLYAGEGLPGDRESLFWLNVMEIPLKPESPNSVQFAVRQRLKLFYRPPGLAGGSAQAVRQLAWSSSDGHSIAVTNQSAFHLSLVNLQTDTAGKTHALDDYLLLKPGERKVLDTQAPINAGTQIHFTEITDIGLQARHSAALK; encoded by the coding sequence ATGTCATCGCTCAATCATTCGTCCACTTTTCGGGCCTGCCGGGCCCTGCTGTTCGCCGCTGCGCTGATCGCCTCACTGCTGGCCGTGGCGCCCTGCGCGCAGTCGGCGGTGAAGATTGAAGGCACGCGCCTGATCTACTTTGGCCAGGATAAAGAAGCCAGCCTCAACGTGGTCAATCAGCAGCCGCGCCAGGTGGTGGTGCAAAGCTGGATCACCCGCGAAGACGAAGATGCAACCCGGGCGGTACCCTTCGCCGTGGTGCAGCCGCTGGTGCAACTGGATGCCGGGCAACATCACGTGCTGCGGGTCCTGTATGCCGGTGAAGGGTTGCCCGGTGATAGGGAGTCGCTGTTCTGGCTCAACGTCATGGAAATCCCGCTGAAGCCGGAAAGCCCCAACAGCGTGCAGTTTGCGGTGCGCCAGCGCCTCAAGCTGTTCTATCGCCCGCCCGGGCTCGCGGGCGGCTCGGCACAAGCCGTGCGGCAACTGGCGTGGAGCAGCTCTGACGGGCACTCCATTGCCGTGACCAACCAGAGTGCCTTTCACCTGTCCCTGGTGAATCTCCAGACCGATACCGCCGGCAAGACTCACGCGCTGGACGACTACCTGCTGCTCAAGCCCGGGGAGCGCAAGGTCCTCGACACCCAAGCGCCTATCAATGCCGGGACCCAAATCCACTTTACCGAAATCACCGATATCGGCTTGCAGGCGCGCCATAGCGCAGCCCTCAAGTGA
- a CDS encoding fimbrial protein has protein sequence MPHVKHLLLAALCTCAALPATSYALACREDGSGSTVDIAPLGTALAVSADAPDGTIIWESGPRSTNVICKDDFNHGREEVYFYLNPANVSIGQGIRAGIRYKSVPITQSTGKYGTGFFSDRGCTWANCTGWDQARFTLNFSVFIEKFGTTPQNGQASNLTQYRVFQLDGIQGLNNKPNSNLNYIVTGVNDIRFVPCAPELTITPSVVNFPTPSRKAQIGEVASTATFNLSLRKACDTPYTVDARFATTPGGGSLINGLLVPDNNSSVGISLSREDTSQTLAFNQWFALAKLNASGQTRHDFRADLKWRTLPIPGAFDAAVIVDMFYK, from the coding sequence ATGCCACACGTTAAACACCTGCTACTGGCCGCCCTGTGCACTTGCGCCGCCCTCCCCGCCACCAGTTATGCGCTGGCCTGCCGGGAAGACGGCAGCGGATCGACCGTCGACATCGCGCCCCTCGGCACGGCATTGGCGGTGAGCGCCGATGCGCCGGACGGCACAATTATCTGGGAGTCGGGCCCACGCTCCACCAACGTGATCTGCAAGGACGACTTTAACCACGGGCGCGAGGAAGTTTACTTCTACCTGAACCCGGCGAACGTCAGCATCGGCCAGGGCATACGCGCCGGGATTCGCTACAAATCGGTGCCCATCACCCAAAGCACCGGCAAGTACGGCACCGGTTTCTTCTCCGATCGGGGCTGCACCTGGGCCAATTGCACAGGCTGGGACCAAGCTCGGTTCACCCTCAACTTCAGCGTGTTTATCGAAAAGTTTGGCACCACCCCACAAAACGGCCAGGCCAGTAACCTCACTCAATATCGAGTGTTTCAACTCGACGGTATCCAGGGCCTCAACAACAAACCCAACAGCAACCTCAACTACATCGTCACCGGGGTCAACGACATCCGCTTCGTGCCCTGCGCGCCCGAACTGACCATCACCCCCAGCGTGGTCAACTTCCCCACACCGTCGCGCAAGGCACAGATCGGCGAAGTGGCCAGTACCGCCACGTTCAACTTGAGCCTGCGCAAAGCCTGCGACACTCCGTACACGGTGGACGCACGGTTCGCCACCACACCGGGAGGCGGCAGCTTGATCAATGGTTTGCTGGTGCCGGACAACAACAGCTCCGTGGGCATCTCACTGTCCCGCGAAGACACCAGCCAAACCCTGGCCTTCAATCAGTGGTTCGCCCTGGCCAAATTGAATGCTTCCGGCCAGACCCGGCATGACTTCAGGGCCGACTTGAAGTGGCGTACGTTACCGATCCCTGGAGCCTTCGACGCAGCGGTGATTGTCGACATGTTTTACAAGTAA
- a CDS encoding ATP-binding protein, which yields MRFKSYLLQLNPVLSRPEAARRLLRTFATVLLVGILSGVYTFLLSTFNNDISQRRGYMSSAIAEAHTFFTNREALLESLSLSAVRKSRQAKSQIYPASSEEQRLLLGDTPGNQWSIWLTSRMRDYLQAKQVNLLYVNAGPNPQVTRLYNSTTQVLPFSMCMLDRLKALRVSDLSDVGELWLSDQTEEHAHLYLFIRLDERDPESGWLGLEMESREVSSTLNDQSAGEFMMLNSQGMLVFTNSHDARLSEILLKPKGDNFFGFVGSGLVPDHLVIRKHLKSSDWQLVYSINLRDVVRGLWRELLGSLVFCLFSVTLIWLVMRRVDQRFIIPSINRIQALIESEAFGRDVIQTAPVALCVLRRTDGQVVLENTLAQQWLGDGPEREALCAGWIRQAFHSIASEHSDYFETIDGRHLYLSSAPTRYRGEDVLFCAFSDISARKQVEAALEEARQSADAANAAKTLFLATMSHEIRTPLYGVLGTLELLARTRLDAQQKDYLHAIEGSSATLLQLICDVLDVSKIEAGQLALELSEFSPLELVNEIIQGYAAAALGKGLQLYACFDPKLPERLIGDVTRIRQILNNLLNNAVKFTDYGRVVLRVKLLDRDDERSSVLWQVSDTGKGIAQEDQSMIFEPFYQTEGNTNVVAGTGLGLPICQRLTQLMNGHIRMVSELGLGSSFSLTLPLEEAPSPPMSSLLAETIYVVSPIPELAQSISGWLRRWGARAQTGQPTQPDGQLLLELHPGTVEQPLVPDWPGPVILVSSSSCNTQQTEAGAWHVNLNQLSAIHQAVSQVQGLWVARVDEQSKKRELQKLNLHVLVAEDNVINQLILRDQLEELGCTVELAGDGHEALLLCKASRFDVVLTDVNMPRVNGYELARELRRQGCSLPIIGATANAMRGEADLCLAAGMNHCLVKPFALRALFNSLAPYARIPHEAL from the coding sequence ATGCGATTTAAAAGTTACCTGCTCCAACTCAATCCCGTCCTCTCCCGACCCGAAGCAGCCAGAAGGCTGCTTCGTACGTTTGCGACCGTGCTATTGGTGGGGATCCTGAGCGGTGTCTACACGTTCCTGCTGTCCACCTTCAACAATGACATCTCCCAGCGACGCGGCTACATGAGCAGCGCGATTGCCGAAGCCCATACGTTTTTCACCAACCGTGAAGCGCTGCTGGAGAGCTTGAGCCTGTCGGCGGTACGCAAATCCAGGCAGGCCAAGTCGCAGATTTACCCGGCCTCCAGCGAAGAACAGCGCCTGCTGCTGGGGGACACGCCGGGCAATCAATGGAGCATCTGGCTGACCTCACGCATGCGTGATTACCTGCAGGCCAAGCAGGTCAACCTGCTCTACGTGAACGCCGGCCCAAACCCACAAGTGACGCGCCTCTACAATTCCACGACGCAGGTGTTGCCGTTTTCCATGTGCATGCTCGACCGGCTCAAAGCGCTGCGGGTCAGCGACCTGTCGGACGTTGGCGAACTGTGGCTGAGCGACCAGACCGAAGAGCACGCGCACCTGTACCTGTTCATTCGCCTGGATGAACGCGACCCCGAGTCCGGCTGGCTGGGCCTGGAAATGGAAAGCCGGGAAGTCTCCAGCACCCTGAATGACCAGAGTGCGGGCGAGTTCATGATGCTCAACTCCCAGGGCATGCTGGTGTTTACCAACAGCCACGACGCCAGGCTGAGCGAGATACTGCTCAAGCCCAAGGGCGATAATTTTTTCGGCTTTGTGGGCAGCGGCCTGGTGCCTGATCACCTGGTGATTCGCAAACACCTGAAGTCGTCGGACTGGCAGTTGGTGTACTCGATCAACCTGCGGGACGTAGTGCGCGGGCTGTGGCGGGAACTGCTGGGGTCGTTGGTATTTTGCCTGTTCAGTGTGACCCTGATCTGGCTGGTGATGCGCCGGGTTGATCAGCGTTTCATCATCCCCTCGATCAATCGCATCCAGGCGCTGATTGAAAGCGAGGCATTCGGCCGTGACGTGATCCAGACCGCGCCGGTCGCGCTGTGTGTGCTGCGCCGCACCGATGGCCAGGTGGTGCTGGAAAACACCCTGGCCCAGCAGTGGCTGGGGGACGGCCCGGAGCGCGAGGCGTTGTGCGCCGGCTGGATTCGCCAGGCGTTCCACAGCATTGCGTCCGAGCACAGCGATTATTTCGAAACCATCGACGGCCGCCACCTTTACCTCAGCAGCGCGCCCACCCGTTACCGGGGTGAGGACGTGCTGTTTTGTGCGTTCAGCGACATCAGCGCACGCAAACAAGTGGAGGCCGCACTGGAAGAAGCCCGGCAATCGGCGGACGCGGCGAATGCTGCAAAAACCTTGTTCCTGGCAACCATGAGCCACGAAATTCGCACGCCGCTGTATGGCGTGCTGGGCACCCTGGAACTACTGGCCCGTACCCGACTCGACGCCCAGCAGAAAGACTATCTGCATGCCATCGAAGGCTCATCGGCAACCCTGCTGCAATTGATCTGCGACGTGCTGGATGTATCGAAGATCGAGGCCGGGCAACTGGCCCTGGAACTGAGCGAGTTCTCGCCGCTGGAGCTGGTCAATGAAATCATCCAGGGCTATGCCGCTGCCGCGCTCGGCAAGGGTTTGCAGTTGTATGCCTGCTTCGACCCCAAGCTGCCTGAGCGGTTGATTGGCGATGTCACGCGCATCCGCCAGATCCTCAACAACCTGCTGAACAACGCGGTGAAATTCACCGATTACGGGCGTGTGGTGTTGCGGGTCAAATTGCTCGACCGCGATGACGAACGCTCCAGCGTGTTGTGGCAAGTCTCCGACACCGGCAAAGGTATCGCCCAGGAAGATCAGTCGATGATTTTCGAGCCTTTCTATCAAACCGAAGGCAACACCAATGTGGTGGCCGGTACCGGGCTTGGGTTACCGATCTGTCAGCGCCTGACGCAATTGATGAACGGGCATATTCGCATGGTCAGCGAGCTGGGCCTGGGCAGCAGTTTCAGCCTGACGTTGCCCCTCGAAGAAGCGCCCAGCCCACCGATGAGCAGCTTGCTGGCAGAGACCATTTACGTGGTCTCGCCGATTCCCGAACTCGCACAATCCATCAGCGGCTGGCTGCGGCGCTGGGGCGCCCGTGCACAGACCGGCCAACCCACCCAGCCGGACGGCCAACTGCTGCTGGAGCTGCATCCCGGCACCGTCGAACAACCGCTGGTGCCTGACTGGCCGGGCCCGGTAATCCTGGTGAGCAGCAGCAGTTGCAACACCCAGCAGACCGAGGCCGGCGCGTGGCACGTCAACCTCAACCAATTGAGCGCGATTCACCAGGCGGTCAGCCAGGTACAAGGGTTGTGGGTCGCGCGGGTCGATGAGCAGTCAAAAAAGCGTGAACTGCAAAAGCTCAACCTGCACGTGCTGGTGGCCGAGGACAACGTCATCAATCAATTGATTTTGCGCGACCAACTCGAAGAGCTCGGCTGCACCGTTGAGCTGGCCGGCGATGGTCATGAAGCGTTGCTGCTGTGCAAAGCCTCACGTTTCGACGTGGTGCTGACGGATGTGAATATGCCCCGGGTCAACGGTTACGAGTTAGCCAGGGAACTGCGCCGTCAAGGCTGTTCGCTGCCCATCATCGGGGCCACCGCCAACGCCATGCGAGGCGAGGCCGACCTGTGCCTGGCCGCCGGGATGAACCATTGCCTGGTCAAACCCTTTGCGTTGCGGGCCCTCTTCAATTCCCTGGCGCCTTACGCACGGATCCCCCATGAAGCCTTATAG
- a CDS encoding EAL domain-containing response regulator: protein MKPYSILIVEDHPLQHIYLQNLLSELGDFLLEAAQDGKEALERLRQRDFDLVLTDLLMPGMDGVQFIQSLASLRCKPALAIMSAASRRMLMAASLVAKNLDVEVIGLISKPVAAEALRNLVNQLNDKDRSPSPPMLPAHLEIDRQTIIQAMGDGQFQAWFQPKKSLANGRIVAAEALVRWMHPEQGVMLPASFLPAIKAFELEERLLWIVLKQAIHAQERWRQRGYEIPVSINLPTHLLNSHDLADRLLEFVLHHQGIPGMICFELMECSVPQDISNFYAGACRLRIKGFGLSQDDFGKGYSSYLNLVSTPFTELKIDQALVQGCHDNEGMASALASIIALGRKLGLTVVAEGVETPQQLALLRKIDCTQVQGFLISHAVSSDQFQQLLNNDGPATSH, encoded by the coding sequence ATGAAGCCTTATAGTATTTTGATCGTCGAGGACCATCCCCTGCAGCACATCTACCTGCAGAACCTGCTCAGTGAGCTGGGGGATTTCCTCCTTGAAGCGGCCCAAGATGGCAAGGAAGCGCTGGAGCGGTTGCGCCAGCGCGATTTCGACCTTGTGCTGACGGATCTGCTGATGCCGGGCATGGATGGCGTGCAGTTTATCCAGAGCCTGGCGAGCCTGCGGTGCAAGCCCGCCCTGGCGATCATGAGTGCCGCGTCCCGGCGCATGTTGATGGCGGCCAGCCTGGTGGCGAAAAACCTCGACGTGGAAGTGATAGGGCTGATTTCAAAACCGGTGGCGGCCGAAGCCCTGCGCAACCTGGTGAATCAACTCAACGACAAGGACCGCAGCCCTTCGCCGCCGATGCTCCCCGCCCACCTGGAAATAGACCGGCAGACGATCATCCAGGCGATGGGCGACGGCCAATTCCAGGCCTGGTTCCAACCGAAAAAATCCTTGGCCAACGGCCGCATCGTCGCCGCCGAAGCGCTGGTGCGCTGGATGCATCCCGAGCAAGGCGTGATGCTGCCGGCCTCGTTTTTACCGGCCATCAAAGCTTTCGAGCTGGAAGAGCGCCTGCTGTGGATCGTGCTGAAACAGGCCATCCATGCCCAGGAACGCTGGCGCCAGCGCGGTTACGAGATTCCGGTGTCGATCAACTTGCCGACCCATTTGCTCAACAGCCACGACCTGGCAGACCGCCTGCTGGAGTTTGTGCTGCACCACCAGGGCATCCCGGGGATGATTTGCTTTGAGCTGATGGAGTGTTCGGTGCCCCAGGACATCAGCAACTTCTACGCTGGCGCATGCCGCTTGCGCATCAAGGGGTTCGGCCTGTCCCAGGACGATTTCGGCAAGGGCTACAGTTCTTACCTGAACCTGGTCTCGACCCCGTTTACCGAGCTCAAGATCGACCAGGCGCTGGTGCAGGGTTGCCACGACAACGAAGGCATGGCGTCGGCCCTGGCCAGCATCATCGCACTGGGCCGCAAGCTGGGACTGACGGTGGTTGCCGAAGGTGTCGAAACGCCCCAGCAACTGGCCCTTTTGCGCAAAATCGACTGCACCCAGGTGCAGGGTTTCCTGATCTCCCACGCGGTCTCTTCAGACCAATTCCAGCAACTATTGAACAATGATGGCCCCGCGACATCTCACTAG